The following are encoded in a window of Leptodactylus fuscus isolate aLepFus1 chromosome 9, aLepFus1.hap2, whole genome shotgun sequence genomic DNA:
- the DPH2 gene encoding 2-(3-amino-3-carboxypropyl)histidine synthase subunit 2, producing MAAALFSSDGADVIQRVLSPPELSDLALADAALDDVYDIQRTVDFLKEKAAKKVALQFPDNLLACSITIARRLEEATGAKTYILGDTSYGSCCVDEVAAEHVGADALVHYGWACLSPCRRLPVTYVFGRKAVSADLCTEAFRNLFPERDAVVVVFSDVVYDYILGDLETRLSAAYPRVVFCKLCWLEVAPAAGEVYKFGRKFSPDLSLWPDGYSIFYVGGEGATLSNLLLTWPRCTFYSFNPATNESRREGVHVNRALMKRFYLIEKARDAQVVGILVGTLGVSDYLSALSHLKSLIHRAGKKSYLLSMGKLNPAKLANFPEIDIFVLVACPENSLLDSSDFYRPIITPDEMEVACNPAREWGGQCITDFRELLPGGPAHVTFPEINPEDAERTDVSLITGELRSLRFSSAVEETSEEAPSMTLVQRNSNTTVAELGAAAFFLSSRSWQGLDKALGETPVVKAVEGRRGIAIAYEDEVSS from the exons ATGGCGGCCGCTCTGTTCAGCAGTGATGGGGCAGACGTCATCCAGCGGGTGTTGAGTCCCCCGGAGCTGAGTGATTTGGCGTTGGCTGACGCGGCGCTGGACGACGTTTACGACATTCAGAGGACTGTTGATTTCCTTAAGGAAAAGGCGGCAAAGAAG GTGGCGCTGCAGTTCCCGGACAATCTCCTTGCCTGCTCCATCACCATAGCCAGGAGACTTGAGGAGGCCACCGGAGCCAAGACCTACATCCTGGGGGACACGTCGTACggcag CTGCTGTGTGGACGAGGTGGCGGCAGAACACGTCGGAGCTGATGCTTTGGTACATTATGGTTGGGCCTGTCTGAGCCCGTGTCGCCGGCTGCCTGTCACATACGTGTTTGGACGTAAAGCCGTGAGCGCCGATCTCTGCACAGAGGCTTTCCGGAACCTGTTCCCTGAGCGAGACGCTGTGGTCGTGGTTTTCAGTGACGTTGTGTATGATTATATTTTAG GTGACCTGGAAACCCGCTTGTCGGCTGCTTATCCCCGTGTTGTCTTTTGTAAGCTGTGCTGGCTGGAGGTGGCGCCCGCTGCTGGTGAGGTCTATAAGTTTGGCAGGAAGTTCTCCCCTGACCTGAGCCTCTGGCCAGACGGCTACAGCATCTTCTACGTGGGGGGTGAAGGCGCGACACTCAGTAACCTCCTGCTGACTTGGCCGCGCTGCACCTTCTACAGCTTCAACCCAGCGACCAATGAGTCCCGGAGGGAGGGCGTCCATGTCAACCGCGCACTCATGAAGCGCTTCTACCTGATTGAGAAGGCGCGGGATGCCCAGGTAGTGGGTATCCTGGTGGGCACCCTAGGGGTCTCGGACTATCTCTCTGCTCTGTCGCACCTGAAGAGCCTCATCCATCGGGCCGGGAAGAAGAGTTACCTGCTGTCCATGGGGAAGCTGAACCCCGCCAAGCTCGCCAACTTCCCTGAGATCGACATCTTTGTGCTGGTGGCCTGTCCTGAAAACTCGCTGCTGGACTCTTCAGATTTCTACCGTCCAATCATCACCCCCGATGAGATGGAGGTGGCCTGTAACCCGGCGCGGGAGTGGGGTGGCCAGTGCATCACTGACTTCCGGGAACTACTTCCAG GCGGTCCTGCTCATGTGACGTTCCCAGAGATTAACCCTGAAGATGCCGAACGGACAGATGTCTCCTTGATCACAGGGGAGCTGAGGTCTCTCCGATTCTCATCGGCGGTGGAGGAAACCTCAGAGGAGGCGCCAAGTATGACCCTGGTACAAAGGAACAGCAACACCACTGTGGCAGAGCTCGGAGCGGCAG CCTTCTTCTTGTCTTCCCGGAGCTGGCAGGGACTGGACAAGGCTTTGGGTGAGACGCCGGTGGTGAAGGCCGTGGAGGGACGCAGAGGGATCGCTATAGCGTATGAGGATGAAGTGAGCAGCTGA